The Phorcysia thermohydrogeniphila genome has a segment encoding these proteins:
- the carB gene encoding carbamoyl-phosphate synthase large subunit, with translation MPKREDIRKILIIGSGPIVIGQAAEFDYSGTQACKALKEEGYEVILVNSNPATIMTDPGVADRTYIEPLTVEVLEKIIEKERPDALLPTVGGQTALNLAVELHEAGILERYGVELIGAKVEAIKKAEDRELFKEAMLKIGLEVPKSGLARSLEEALEVVKEVGLPAIIRPAFTLGGEGGGVAYNIEEFKEIAKRGLDASPINEILIEESVLGWKEYELEVMRDLNDNVVIICSIENVDPMGVHTGDSITVAPAQTLTDKEYQILRDAAIAIIREIGVETGGSNVQFAVNPENGRVIVIEMNPRVSRSSALASKATGFPIAKIAAKLAVGYTLDELPNDITKKTPASFEPAIDYCVVKFPRWAFEKFPEADSSLTTRMKSVGEVMAIGRTFKEALLKAIRSLEIGRYGLLMKGTEKVSDDELESKIAVPNADRIWYIAEALRRGWSIEKLYELSRIDRWFLHNIRQIVELEKEIKKYTLDTLPSDVLKFAKKWGFSDRYIAELLGVSEKEVREKRKKTVPVLYKTVDTCAGEFEAYTPYYYSTYDGKECEANPSSKKKVTVFGSGPNRIGQGVEFDYCCVHAVWALRELGYEAHMVNCNPETVSTDYDTSDKLFFEPLTLEDALNIVEKEKPEGVIVQFGGQTPLKLAVPLEKEGVKILGTSSESIDIAEDRERFRELLNKLGLKQPPSGIARSLEEAEKVAQEIGFPVLMRPSYVLGGRAMRIVYNLEELRQYMAEAVEVSEEKPVLIDKFLEDAVEFDVDAVCDGRRVVIGGVMEHIEEAGIHSGDSACVLPTFSVPKEIVEEIKEITRKIALELNVKGLINIQFAVKDGEIYIIEVNPRASRTVPFVSKAIGLPLAKIATKVAMGKTLDELGVEEVEPDYYSVKEAVFPFNRFPEVDPILSPEMKSTGEVMGIDKDFGIAFYKAQLAAGSRLPLDPSKGKVFISVKDKDKPRVYGIAKKLVEMGFKIVSTEGTYRFLKEKGLPVEVVYKIQEGRRPNVEDLIKNGEVALIINTPTGAKSKRDAKSIRRLAVNYGIPYYTTIRGAQAAVMAIESMRKGQMSVRSLQEYYGGKNG, from the coding sequence TTGCCGAAGAGAGAAGACATCAGGAAAATCCTCATAATCGGTTCTGGCCCTATAGTCATCGGTCAGGCCGCAGAGTTTGACTACTCCGGAACGCAGGCCTGTAAAGCTTTAAAGGAGGAAGGCTACGAGGTCATTCTCGTCAACTCCAACCCGGCAACGATTATGACAGACCCCGGCGTTGCCGATAGAACCTACATAGAGCCGTTAACAGTTGAGGTTCTTGAGAAAATCATTGAGAAGGAAAGGCCTGACGCCCTCCTCCCAACGGTCGGTGGACAGACAGCCCTCAACTTGGCTGTAGAGCTCCACGAGGCAGGAATCCTTGAGCGTTACGGCGTTGAGCTGATAGGTGCAAAGGTAGAGGCCATAAAGAAGGCAGAGGACAGGGAGCTCTTCAAAGAGGCAATGCTCAAAATAGGCCTTGAAGTTCCAAAGAGTGGCCTTGCCCGCTCCTTAGAGGAGGCCTTAGAGGTCGTTAAAGAAGTTGGCCTTCCTGCAATAATCAGGCCGGCCTTTACCCTCGGTGGAGAGGGAGGAGGCGTAGCCTACAACATAGAGGAGTTTAAGGAAATAGCAAAGAGAGGACTTGATGCAAGCCCCATAAACGAGATTCTCATAGAGGAGAGCGTTTTAGGCTGGAAGGAGTACGAGCTTGAGGTAATGAGGGACTTAAACGACAACGTTGTGATTATCTGTTCAATTGAAAACGTTGACCCGATGGGTGTTCACACCGGCGACTCCATAACTGTAGCTCCAGCCCAGACTCTAACGGACAAGGAATACCAGATACTAAGGGACGCTGCCATTGCCATCATCAGGGAAATTGGAGTTGAAACCGGAGGTTCAAACGTTCAGTTTGCAGTAAACCCCGAAAACGGAAGAGTAATCGTTATTGAAATGAACCCGAGGGTTTCCCGTTCCTCGGCATTGGCTTCTAAAGCTACCGGATTCCCAATTGCAAAAATAGCCGCGAAACTCGCCGTCGGATACACATTAGATGAGCTTCCAAACGACATAACAAAGAAAACGCCAGCCTCCTTTGAACCGGCAATTGACTACTGCGTCGTTAAGTTTCCAAGGTGGGCCTTTGAGAAGTTCCCGGAGGCCGACTCATCCCTCACCACGAGGATGAAGTCTGTCGGTGAGGTAATGGCCATAGGCAGAACTTTTAAGGAGGCACTCCTTAAGGCGATACGCTCCTTAGAGATTGGAAGGTACGGCCTCCTTATGAAAGGTACTGAAAAGGTATCTGACGATGAGCTTGAAAGCAAAATTGCAGTTCCAAACGCCGACCGTATCTGGTACATAGCAGAAGCTCTAAGGAGAGGCTGGAGCATTGAAAAGCTCTACGAGCTATCAAGGATAGACAGGTGGTTCCTCCACAACATAAGGCAGATAGTTGAGCTTGAAAAGGAGATAAAGAAGTACACCTTAGATACTCTTCCTTCCGATGTCCTGAAGTTTGCCAAAAAGTGGGGATTCTCTGATAGGTATATTGCGGAGCTCCTTGGTGTTTCAGAAAAAGAGGTCAGGGAAAAGAGGAAAAAGACCGTTCCTGTTCTATACAAGACCGTTGATACCTGTGCCGGAGAGTTTGAGGCCTACACCCCCTACTACTACTCAACATACGATGGAAAAGAGTGTGAGGCTAATCCGAGCAGTAAGAAAAAAGTTACCGTCTTTGGTTCAGGTCCAAACAGGATAGGTCAGGGTGTAGAGTTTGACTATTGCTGTGTCCACGCAGTCTGGGCTCTAAGGGAACTTGGGTATGAAGCCCACATGGTCAACTGTAACCCCGAAACCGTTTCAACAGACTACGATACTTCCGATAAGCTCTTCTTTGAGCCACTTACCTTAGAAGATGCCCTAAACATCGTAGAAAAGGAAAAGCCGGAAGGAGTAATCGTTCAGTTTGGTGGTCAGACACCACTAAAGCTTGCCGTTCCCCTTGAAAAGGAAGGGGTAAAAATACTTGGAACTTCCTCTGAGAGCATTGACATAGCAGAGGACAGGGAGAGGTTTAGGGAGCTCCTAAACAAACTTGGCCTAAAGCAACCTCCATCCGGTATTGCCCGCTCTTTAGAGGAGGCCGAGAAAGTTGCTCAGGAAATCGGCTTCCCCGTCCTCATGCGTCCCTCCTACGTCCTTGGTGGAAGGGCCATGAGGATTGTTTATAACTTGGAGGAGCTCCGTCAGTACATGGCCGAAGCCGTTGAGGTCTCAGAAGAAAAGCCCGTCCTCATAGACAAGTTCCTTGAAGACGCCGTTGAGTTTGACGTTGACGCCGTCTGTGACGGAAGGCGCGTCGTAATAGGTGGAGTAATGGAGCACATAGAGGAGGCGGGAATCCACTCCGGAGATAGCGCCTGCGTTCTTCCGACCTTCTCAGTTCCAAAGGAGATTGTTGAAGAAATCAAGGAAATAACGAGGAAGATAGCCTTAGAGCTGAACGTTAAAGGTCTCATAAACATCCAGTTTGCCGTTAAGGACGGAGAAATCTACATCATTGAGGTCAACCCGAGGGCTTCAAGAACCGTTCCTTTCGTCAGTAAAGCGATAGGACTACCCCTTGCAAAGATTGCAACAAAAGTTGCAATGGGTAAGACCCTTGACGAACTCGGAGTTGAGGAAGTAGAGCCGGACTACTACTCCGTAAAAGAGGCCGTCTTCCCCTTCAACCGCTTCCCGGAGGTTGACCCAATCTTAAGCCCCGAGATGAAGTCAACCGGCGAGGTTATGGGAATAGACAAGGACTTCGGCATTGCCTTCTATAAAGCCCAGCTTGCAGCCGGCTCAAGGCTTCCCCTTGACCCATCTAAGGGTAAGGTCTTCATAAGCGTTAAGGACAAGGATAAGCCGAGGGTTTACGGAATTGCCAAGAAGTTAGTGGAGATGGGCTTTAAGATTGTCTCCACGGAGGGAACGTACAGGTTCCTCAAAGAAAAGGGGCTACCCGTTGAGGTTGTCTACAAGATTCAGGAGGGAAGGCGTCCCAACGTAGAGGACCTCATAAAGAATGGAGAGGTAGCCCTGATAATAAATACTCCAACGGGAGCAAAATCTAAGAGGGACGCTAAGAGCATAAGGAGACTTGCAGTCAACTACGGTATCCCCTACTACACAACTATAAGGGGAGCTCAGGCTGCCGTTATGGCTATAGAGTCCATGAGAAAGGGACAGATGAGCGTTCGCTCACTTCAGGAATACTACGGAGGGAAAAATGGCTGA
- a CDS encoding adenylate kinase family protein, whose product MRITITGTPGSGKTTVAKLLSELTGIPVFHLSDLIREKGFYTDYDEERDAYVTDVEKLTEFFKGKEKFIAEGLVAHYLPSDLCIILRVHPSELPKRLAGRGYSPLKVAENVEAERLAVIATEAFENPRAPRIAHIDTTNRTPEEVVQLILRCIEGEEVFDDVDWLEEQGNSYKNP is encoded by the coding sequence TTGAGGATTACTATAACCGGAACGCCGGGGTCTGGAAAGACAACGGTGGCTAAGCTCCTATCGGAGTTAACGGGAATTCCAGTTTTCCACCTCTCTGACCTTATTAGGGAGAAAGGTTTCTATACAGACTACGACGAGGAAAGGGACGCCTACGTTACAGATGTGGAAAAGTTGACGGAATTCTTTAAAGGAAAGGAGAAGTTCATAGCCGAAGGGCTTGTTGCCCACTATCTACCTTCTGACCTGTGTATAATTTTGAGAGTTCACCCTTCAGAGCTCCCCAAAAGGCTCGCCGGCAGAGGGTACTCTCCTCTTAAAGTGGCTGAGAACGTAGAGGCTGAGAGGCTTGCTGTAATAGCTACGGAAGCTTTTGAAAACCCGAGAGCTCCGAGAATAGCTCACATAGATACGACAAACAGGACTCCGGAAGAGGTAGTCCAGTTAATCCTCAGGTGTATAGAAGGAGAAGAGGTTTTTGACGACGTTGATTGGTTGGAAGAGCAGGGAAATAGCTATAAAAATCCTTAA
- a CDS encoding methyl-accepting chemotaxis protein translates to MKLLKDMSLGKKVTLGGLVGILVLTLILGFSSYRATKENLTTETFQRLTVVREAKSQHIEDYFSYMESLLSSIANSSLARESLRAFEESFYRLSEELDLDIDDVKRALEEEYERHYLNLVNYDIPGAPPRREVEFYLPKNPNGLLAQFLFIVENPYPVGKKNRLVYNEKYPCSYVKVHKKFHPDFNHLLKEFGLYDIFLVDKRGTIVYTTFKEKDFATNLISGPYSGTGIAKAFREAISSPPGRVVFSDFKPYEPSYNQPAAFIATPVYEGSEKVGVLIFQLPIDKIDAIVNFNYRFKEAGLGKTGEVYIAGSDYTLKNNIRFLREIDDPIVRKAGTTIGILKVDTLPVRKALKGEKGVAISENFFGKRVLVSYAPINVFGNRWAIVAEIEEDEILSGITSPKKNKMLIFTLLFLLMMVAAFLIFVKRSIVAPLNELILTTKDLAEGEGDLTRELSINRNDELGRAAKYFNAFIEKVRTIIERAKQSARRNVKIATVLKNNAENVKRRITEEKETVNKATETAAAITEPIKEFKELVSSSEKEVERASRKLTSTMNSIEELQKTIEKTERESLASIHELKELNREAESIKNIIEIIEDIADKTNLLALNASIEAAKAGETGKGFAVVAEEIRKLAEQIQRNTVNINRILNGIVLSISETTQKIEKSNSENMEFLRSVSEHVIGEMKEVTDVMEKTRTVSRTLSESSNGLIAQVESLIENIKEIDEISESNAKSVEEILLKIKELYREIDELNNIISTFKTKIR, encoded by the coding sequence ATGAAGCTGCTTAAAGACATGTCCCTCGGGAAGAAAGTAACCCTCGGGGGACTGGTTGGAATCCTCGTCCTAACGCTCATTCTGGGCTTCTCCTCCTACAGGGCTACAAAAGAAAACCTCACTACAGAAACCTTCCAGAGGTTAACCGTTGTAAGGGAGGCAAAGAGCCAGCACATTGAGGACTACTTCTCCTACATGGAAAGCCTCCTTTCCTCAATTGCCAACAGTAGCCTCGCAAGGGAAAGTTTAAGGGCCTTTGAGGAGTCCTTCTACAGGCTTTCAGAGGAGTTAGACCTTGATATTGATGATGTTAAGAGAGCTTTAGAAGAGGAGTACGAAAGACACTACCTTAATCTGGTGAACTACGATATTCCCGGAGCTCCACCACGGCGGGAGGTTGAGTTCTACCTTCCTAAAAATCCCAACGGACTACTGGCGCAGTTTCTCTTTATCGTAGAGAACCCCTACCCTGTAGGGAAAAAGAACAGGCTCGTCTACAACGAAAAGTACCCCTGTTCATACGTGAAAGTTCACAAGAAGTTCCACCCAGACTTTAATCACCTCCTTAAGGAGTTTGGTCTCTACGACATATTTTTGGTTGATAAGAGGGGGACTATTGTCTACACGACCTTTAAGGAAAAAGACTTTGCAACAAACCTCATCTCAGGCCCTTACAGCGGTACAGGAATAGCTAAGGCCTTTAGGGAGGCCATAAGCTCCCCTCCCGGCAGGGTAGTTTTTTCAGACTTTAAACCCTATGAGCCAAGCTACAACCAGCCTGCAGCCTTCATAGCGACGCCGGTTTACGAAGGTAGTGAGAAAGTAGGGGTCTTAATTTTCCAGCTTCCAATAGACAAGATAGATGCGATAGTCAACTTTAACTACAGGTTTAAGGAGGCAGGGCTCGGTAAGACCGGGGAAGTCTATATTGCCGGCTCGGATTACACCCTTAAGAACAACATAAGGTTTCTCAGGGAGATAGATGACCCAATAGTAAGGAAGGCGGGAACCACTATAGGGATACTGAAGGTAGATACCCTACCGGTTAGGAAGGCCCTTAAAGGCGAAAAGGGAGTGGCGATTTCCGAGAACTTCTTCGGAAAGAGAGTCTTAGTCTCTTACGCTCCGATTAACGTCTTCGGAAATAGGTGGGCAATTGTGGCAGAAATAGAGGAGGATGAGATACTTTCAGGTATCACCTCTCCCAAGAAAAACAAGATGCTCATCTTCACCCTTCTTTTCCTCCTGATGATGGTTGCTGCCTTTTTAATCTTTGTTAAGAGGAGTATCGTTGCTCCCCTTAACGAGCTTATCCTTACAACTAAGGACTTAGCTGAGGGCGAAGGAGACCTGACGAGAGAACTTTCTATCAACCGTAACGACGAACTTGGAAGGGCGGCTAAATACTTTAACGCCTTCATAGAGAAGGTCAGGACGATAATTGAGAGGGCGAAACAGTCGGCCCGCAGGAACGTAAAGATAGCGACGGTTCTTAAAAACAACGCCGAGAACGTAAAAAGAAGGATAACGGAGGAGAAAGAAACGGTAAATAAGGCAACAGAAACAGCAGCAGCTATAACAGAACCGATTAAAGAGTTTAAGGAGCTTGTATCCTCATCAGAGAAAGAGGTTGAGAGGGCAAGCAGGAAGCTGACATCAACGATGAACAGCATAGAGGAGCTCCAGAAAACCATAGAGAAAACGGAGAGAGAGAGCTTAGCCTCTATTCATGAGCTTAAAGAGCTCAACAGGGAAGCAGAGAGCATAAAGAACATCATAGAGATAATAGAGGACATTGCCGATAAGACTAACCTCTTAGCTCTCAACGCTTCTATAGAAGCTGCTAAGGCAGGAGAAACCGGAAAAGGATTTGCCGTCGTTGCCGAGGAGATAAGGAAGTTGGCCGAGCAGATTCAGAGGAACACGGTAAACATCAACAGGATACTCAATGGTATTGTCCTTTCTATATCGGAGACGACCCAGAAGATTGAAAAGAGTAACTCGGAGAACATGGAGTTCTTAAGATCTGTCTCGGAGCATGTGATAGGTGAAATGAAGGAAGTTACCGACGTAATGGAGAAAACAAGGACTGTATCAAGGACGCTGAGTGAGAGCTCCAACGGGCTTATTGCGCAGGTTGAAAGCTTGATTGAGAACATAAAGGAGATAGACGAGATTTCTGAATCAAACGCTAAAAGCGTTGAGGAAATACTTTTGAAGATAAAGGAGCTCTACAGGGAAATTGATGAGCTCAACAACATCATATCTACCTTTAAGACCAAGATAAGATAA
- the rsmB gene encoding 16S rRNA (cytosine(967)-C(5))-methyltransferase RsmB, giving the protein MIGWKSREIAIKILNAFEKDKKLREHVEKFTVNLSPLDRAFIREIASGTVRYLRLLDFSLQRALKKNLKGQKPSVRNALRLIAYQLFFTGVPAYAAVNETVEAVKRLLGKKPAGFVNAASKKLLGFNYRREVERIPSYFERISTLYSFETWMVRRWARFYGKDEIEELLKSLNKVAPLCLRVNRIKVTPEKLFSLLESKGIEVERHPFIPDILRIKGRVPIESLPGYKEGYFYIQDPASFLAAYLLDPKPSELILDVGAAPGGKTTAIASITENRAKIVAVDVNKKRMELLKANCKKLGVKNVSFVLTDISKDRSFREKFRSSFDRILIDAPCSATGVIRRHPEGKWNKSIELIRHNQKVQRALLKSAYELLKPGGVLLFSVCSLEQEEGEENAKAALNFGYSPYEFSNLFEELKAGLKGNTLRVFPHRNNMDGFFYAIFRR; this is encoded by the coding sequence TTGATTGGTTGGAAGAGCAGGGAAATAGCTATAAAAATCCTTAATGCTTTTGAGAAGGACAAAAAGTTAAGGGAGCACGTAGAAAAGTTTACCGTTAATCTCTCTCCGCTTGACAGGGCTTTTATAAGGGAAATAGCCTCAGGGACTGTCAGGTATTTAAGACTTCTTGACTTTTCCCTGCAGAGAGCTCTTAAGAAAAACCTAAAGGGTCAGAAACCTTCGGTCAGAAATGCGCTTAGGCTCATAGCCTATCAGCTCTTCTTTACAGGAGTTCCGGCCTACGCTGCGGTAAATGAGACGGTAGAGGCTGTTAAGAGGCTTTTAGGGAAGAAGCCGGCCGGCTTTGTAAACGCAGCTTCCAAAAAGTTACTCGGGTTTAACTATAGGCGTGAGGTAGAGCGTATTCCCTCCTATTTTGAGAGGATTTCTACCCTTTACTCTTTTGAAACATGGATGGTAAGGCGCTGGGCGAGATTTTACGGTAAGGATGAAATTGAAGAGCTCCTTAAATCTCTCAACAAGGTAGCTCCCCTCTGTTTAAGGGTTAACAGGATAAAGGTGACGCCCGAGAAGCTTTTCTCCTTACTTGAGAGTAAGGGAATAGAAGTTGAAAGACATCCCTTCATACCGGATATACTAAGGATAAAGGGAAGAGTTCCCATAGAGAGCCTTCCCGGGTATAAAGAAGGTTACTTTTACATTCAGGACCCCGCGTCTTTCTTGGCTGCCTATCTCCTTGACCCTAAGCCTTCTGAGCTGATACTTGACGTTGGCGCAGCTCCCGGTGGAAAAACTACAGCAATTGCTTCAATAACGGAAAATAGAGCAAAAATTGTGGCCGTTGACGTGAATAAGAAGAGGATGGAGCTCCTAAAGGCCAACTGCAAAAAGCTTGGCGTAAAAAACGTTTCTTTCGTTTTGACGGATATCTCTAAGGATAGAAGCTTTAGGGAGAAGTTCAGGAGCTCCTTTGATAGAATCTTAATAGACGCTCCCTGTAGCGCTACCGGCGTAATACGGAGACACCCTGAGGGCAAGTGGAACAAGTCTATTGAGCTTATAAGGCACAACCAGAAGGTACAGAGAGCGCTACTTAAAAGTGCCTATGAGCTCCTAAAACCCGGTGGAGTCCTGCTCTTTAGCGTCTGTTCATTAGAACAGGAAGAGGGTGAGGAGAACGCGAAAGCAGCGCTCAACTTCGGTTACTCTCCTTACGAGTTTTCAAACCTTTTTGAGGAGCTTAAAGCAGGTTTAAAGGGTAATACCCTAAGAGTATTCCCTCACCGGAACAACATGGACGGTTTCTTCTACGCAATCTTCAGGAGATAA
- a CDS encoding HDOD domain-containing protein translates to MSELEKQELNRQVLIRLIKAIIDQEELKVISQIISMDPHLLARVLKYVNSPYFGLRREITSVEHAVAYLGYKKLKEFAFILLTTSVLQNKPREEVKKVLQFAYLMKFLARKLYPKYEDEAFMVGLFEPIREELGDELKEILIKAGVSDIVIEGLYNQRSALGKLKSIVAKLLPLCKKFIEGEIEEIPVKTPENLKSAVVKSCIDSENVTNQILELL, encoded by the coding sequence ATGTCTGAGCTTGAGAAGCAGGAATTAAACCGTCAGGTCTTGATAAGGCTGATAAAGGCAATAATAGATCAGGAGGAGCTGAAAGTTATATCCCAGATTATTTCCATGGATCCCCACTTGTTGGCTCGTGTCTTAAAGTACGTAAACTCTCCCTACTTTGGGCTTAGGAGAGAGATAACGTCTGTAGAGCACGCTGTCGCCTATTTGGGCTACAAGAAGCTTAAAGAGTTTGCTTTTATCCTGTTGACTACCTCTGTCTTGCAGAACAAGCCGAGGGAGGAGGTTAAGAAAGTTCTACAGTTTGCTTACCTAATGAAGTTTCTGGCGAGGAAACTCTACCCCAAGTATGAAGATGAAGCATTTATGGTAGGACTCTTTGAACCAATAAGGGAAGAGCTTGGGGATGAACTGAAGGAAATATTAATTAAAGCGGGAGTTTCCGATATCGTCATAGAGGGACTGTACAACCAACGTTCAGCTCTTGGAAAGCTTAAATCAATAGTCGCCAAGTTGTTGCCCCTGTGTAAAAAATTTATTGAAGGGGAAATAGAGGAGATTCCCGTTAAAACTCCTGAAAACCTCAAATCTGCAGTCGTAAAAAGCTGTATAGATTCTGAAAATGTAACAAATCAGATATTGGAACTGCTTTAG